Part of the Candidatus Acidulodesulfobacterium acidiphilum genome is shown below.
TTTCATTTTTTGCGCATCTTCTTTGTTTACTCCGGTTTTAAGGGGTTTTGGCGCTCCGTCGACTAAATCTTTAGCTTCTTTTAATCCAAGGCTTGTAAGCTCTCTGACAACTTTAATAACTTGAATCTTATTGGAACCTGCATTTGCAAGAACGACATCGAATTCCGTCTTTTCTTCAGCCTGTGCCGGAGCTGCAGCTGAGGCGGCGCCTCCTGCGGCGGGAGCAGCCATTGCAATCTGGTCGGCTTTAACTCCGAATTTTTCTTCTATAGATTTAATAAGCTCGTTCAATTCGATTATTGATACGTTTTCGATATAGTTTAAAACATCTTCTTTAGTTATGGCCATTCTTTTTATCCTCCGATAATTATTTAATATTAAATGAATTAATTATTTTAAAATTTACGGCATTTACGCAGCCGCTTTTTTTGCTTCCAACGCTTTCAACGTTCTTACGAAATTCACGACAGGCGCTTTTAACGTAAATACTAAGCGTACTTCCGGCGACTTAATAATAGAAATAAATCTTCCGATTAAGACGTCT
Proteins encoded:
- a CDS encoding 50S ribosomal protein L7/L12; the protein is MTKEDVLNYIENVSIIELNELIKSIEEKFGVKADQIAMAAPAAGGAASAAAPAQAEEKTEFDVVLANAGSNKIQVIKVVRELTSLGLKEAKDLVDGAPKPLKTGVNKEDAQKMKAKLEEVGATVEVK